The stretch of DNA CGAGCTGCTGCGCGTGGTGCTCTTCTGGGTGGACCAGGGCGTGCGCATCTTCCGGGTGGACAACCCGCACACCAAGCCGCTGGAGTTCTGGGAGTGGCTCATCCGCGAGGTCCAGGACGGCCACCCCGACGTCATCTTCCTCTCGGAGGCGTTCACCCGGCCCAAGGTGATGAAGGCCCTGGCCAAGGCGGGCTTCAGCCAGTCGTACACTTACTTCACCTGGCGCAACTTCAAGGAAGAGCTGACCGAGTATTTCGAGGAGCTGACGCGGTCGGAGATGGCCGAGTACTTCCGCGGCAATCTCTTCTGCAACACGCCGGACATCCTGCCCGAGATCCTGCAGCGCGGCGGGCCCCCCGCCTTTAAGATGCGGGCCGCTCTGGCCGCGACCCTCTCCCCACTCTGGGGCATCTACAGCGGCTTCGAGCTCTGCGAGGCCGCGCCCGTGCCCGGGACCGAGGAGTACCTGGACTCGGAGAAGTACCAGATCCGCGTGCGCGACTGGGACCGGCCCGGCCACATCAAGGATTACGTGGCCCAGCTGAACCGGATCCGGCGCGAGAACCCGGCGCTGCAGGCCAGCCGGAACCTCCGTTTCCACCAGGCCGACAGCGCGCACGTGCTCTTCTACGGCAGGATGACCGAGACCCGCGATAATGTGGTCCTGATGGCGGTGAACCTGGATCCCTTCGCGGCCCACGAGGCGACGCTGCACCTCCCGCTGGACGAACTGGGCTTCGCGGCGGACGAAACGTACGAGATGCACGAGCTGCTCACGGACAGCCGCGCGCTCGGCCGGGGGGCGCGGCAGACGGTGACGCTCGATCCCCAGGTCTCCCCCGCCCGCATCTACCAGATCGAGCGGTGGCGGCGCCGGGAGCACGATTTCCAGTACTTCATCTAGCACGATGAGCAAAACTCCACAGGCTGCTCAAAAAGGTCCAGATGCGAGGCGGCGCCTGACGGCCGCACGCGAAGCGTACTCTTTGTACGTTGAGCGTGCGGCCGAGGGCGCCAACGAAGCAGATGGGCCTTTTTCAGCAGCCTGTTAGGGGAGCCATGACGGTCGGCGACGGGCTCTGGCACAAGGACGCGATCTTCTACGAGCTGCACGTCCGCGCCTTCAAGGACGGCAACGACGACGGGATCGGCGACTTCACCGGCCTGACGAGCCAGCTCGACTACCTCGAGGAGTTGGGCGTCGACTGCCTGTGGCTGCTGCCGTTCTTCAAGTCACCGCTCCGCGACGACGGGTACGACGTCAGCGACTACCGGGCGATCCATCCCGATTACGGCACGATGGCGGACTTCGAGACATTCCTCGAAGCCGCCCACGCCCGGGGCCTCCGCGTGATCGCCGATCTCGTGATGAACCACACCTCCGACCAGCACGCCTGGTTCCAGGCGGCGCGCCGCTCCCCCGAGTCGCCGTTCCGCGACTACTACGTGTGGAGCGACACCGACCAGGGTTACTGCGACGCGCGCATCATCTTCGTTGACGCGGAGCCGTCGAACTGGTCCTGGGACCCGGTCGCCAAGGCCTACTACTGGCACCGCTTCTTCCACCACCAGCCCGATTTGAACTACGACAATCCCGCCGTCCGGGCGGAGATGCTCGGCATCATGGCCTTCTGGCTCGACAAGGGCCTCGACGGCTTCCGGTGCGACGCCGTGCCCTATCTCTACGAGCGGGCGGGGTCGAGCTGCGAGAACCTGCCGGAGACGCACGCCTACCTCAAGGAGGTCCGCGCCTGGGTGGACGCGCATTATGAAGGGCGGATCCTGCTGGCCGAGGCGAACCAGTGGCCGACGGACGTGCGCGCCTATTTCGGCGACGGTGACGAGTTCCACATGGCCTTCCACTTCCCCCTCATGCCGCGCGTCTTCCTCGCCGTCCGCCACGCCGACCGCCGGCCCGTCACCGACATCTTCCTGCACACCCCGGAGATCCCGCCGGCCTGCCAGTGGTGCCTCTTCCTCCGCAACCACGACGAGCTCACGCTTGAGATGGTGAGCGAGGACGAGCGCCGGCATCTCTACTACGCCTACGGCGAGGACCCGCGGATGCGGCTGAACGTCGGGATCCGGCGGCGCCTCGCCCCGCTGCTCGACAATGACCGGCGCAAGATCGAGCTGCTCACGGCACTGCTCTTCACCCTGCCCGGGAGCCCGATCCTCTACTACGGCGACGAGCTCGGCATGGGCGACAACATCTACCTCGGCGATCGCAACGGCGTCCGCACGCCCATGCAGTGGACCGGCGACCGCAATGCCGGCTTCTCCCGGGCCGACACCGCGCGCCTCTTCCTTCCGCTGATCGTGGATCCCGTGTACGGCTACCAGGCCATCAACATGGAAGCTCAGCTCCGGACGCCCACCTCGCTGCTCAAGTGGATGAAGCGGATCATCGCGGTGCGCAAGAAGACGCGCGTCTTCGGCCGCGGCACGCTGCGCTTCCTGCGCCCCGTCAATGAAAGCGTGGTGGCCCACGTCCGGTCCCACGAGGGGGAGACCGTGCTGGCGGTACACAACCTCTCGAGCGCGGCGCAGCCCATCGAGCTCGACCTGCGCGCCTGGGCCGGCCACACGCCAATCGAGATGCTGGGGGAAAGCCGCTTCCCGACGATCGGGGCTCAGCCCTACGTCATCACCCTCGGGCCCTACGGCTACTACTGGTTCCGGCTCCAGCCGCCGCTGTCCGACCAGCCCTTCTATGGCATCGAGAACACCTCGCTCTGACGCGGCGGCGGTCGTCCGGCATCTCTCGGAGGCGGCCGCGCCGGCGCTCCGCGCCTTCATCGAGCGGCAGCGCTGGTTCGCGGCCAAGGCCCGCGGTCTCGGGACGGCCCGCATGGAAGACTGGTCCGCGCTCCGCAAGGATCCGCCGCTCGCCCTGCTGCTGATCCGCGCTGACGAGACTCGCTACTTCGTCCCGGTCGCGCTCGGCCAAGCGCCGGCCGATCCGGCGCGGACGATCGGCCCGCTCGGCGGCCTCACCCTCTTCGACGCGCACTGGCACCCGAACTTCGGGACGAGTCTGCTCGACGCGATCAAGTCGCGGCGCGTCTTCGCATCGGCCTGCGGGAGCTTTCGCTGCGCGCCTGTGGAGCCGTGGGATCACGCCTCGTGGGACGGGCTTGACCGCGTGCCGGCCACGCCACACTCGGGCGAGCAGAGCAACACCTCGATCTTCTTCGACCGGCGCTTGATCCTCAAGTCCATCAGACGGCCGAAGTCCGGCATCAACCCGGACTTCGAGATGCTGCGCTTCCTCGCGGACCGCCCAGGCTTCGTTCACGTACCCCGGCTGGCCGGCTGGGCGGAATAGACCGGCCAGGGCGAGACGGCCACCGTGGCCCTGCTCCAGCAATTCGTGGCCAATACGGGCGACGGGTGGACCCACACGCTCGCGCGGCTCGACGACCTCTGCGAGCGACTCGCCGCCGCAGACGGTCCCCCAGACAGTCCAGCCGACGTCGAGGAGCGCGTGGCCGCGCTGGGCGTCGAGCCGCTGGCCGAGGTCCACGAGCTGGGCGCGGTGACCGGGCGGCTCCACGCGGCGCTCGCCTCGGACCCCGGCCCGCCGGCATTTCGCCCCGAGCCCATCACGGGCGAGGACGTGGGACGTTGGCGACGCACCCTCGTCCGGGACCTCGAGCGGCTGACGGCCGAGATCGCGGTCGCCTCCGCGCGAATGCTGCCCGCCGACCGGGCGGCGCTCGAGCCGCTCCTCGACGCGCGCCCGCGGATCGAGCGGGCCGCCGATGACCTCGTCCCGCTCGCCGATGGCACTGCGCACAAGATCCGCTGTCACGGCGACTACCACCTGGGCCAGGTGCTCAAGACCGCCGAGAGCTTCGTCGTGATCGACTTCGAAGGCGAGCCGGCGCGGTCTCTCGACGAGCGCCGCGCCAAGCAGTGTCCGCTGCGGGACGTAGCGGGCATGCTGCGCTCGTTCGACTACGTGGTTCACGCCGCGCTCGCCGCCCGGCCCGAAGCCGGGCGCGCCCGGCTTCGTCCCGCCCTCGAGGCCTGGGAGCGGCTCGCCGCCCGCGCTTTTCTCAGCGGCTACATGATGGCCGCCGGCAAGAGCCCGGCGCGCCTCCTGCCGCGATCAGCGGAGGCGGTGCGGCGGGCCTGCGCGGCCTTCGAGCTCGAGAAGGCCTGCTACGAGCTCCGCTACGAGCTCAACAACCGCCCGGACTGGATCTCGATACCGCTGGCCGGGATCTCGCGCTTGCTTGCGTGACCGGAGTCCGGGCGAGACCCGCGGAGGAGGACATGCCATGCTGCGAAAACTGATCCTCAGTGATCGACCCGCCGCCAGAGCGCCCAGGGCCGATGTCAAGGACATCCCCGCGCTGGCTACGGTCATCGTGACGTCCGAAGCGCCGGAGCATCCCGTCGATCACCTCTTCGACGCCTCAGGGGGCCCCGGCGGCACGCGGTGGATCGCGGGGGCCGACGGAGAGCAGACGCTGGTCCTCGCGTTCGACGCGCCGCAGTCGATCCGCGCGATCGGCATCGAAGCGGAGGAGCCCAGCGCGACCAGGACGAACGTGCTCACCATCTCGCTGTCGGAGGACGGCGGCCGGACCTACCAGGAGCGGATCCGTCAGGAATTCAACTTCAGCCAGCCCGGGACCACGTTCGAGTGCGAGGAGTGGTCCGTCCCGGCGGAGCGGGTGACCCATCTCCGCGTCGTGATCCAGCCGGACAAGGGACACGCCCCGCACCGCGCCACACTGACATCCCTGACGGTCCGCTAGTGTCCTGTCTCGGAAGTGAGTGGGACAAGTTGTGCTCGTTGCGCGTTCTCAGGAGTGAAAGGAGAACGCCAATGCGCACGGGACGACCGATTCCACCGTGGACGATCAGCGACGACGAGCGGGACACGTTGGAGCGTTGGGCCCGTCGGCCGACGACGGGGCA from Candidatus Rokuibacteriota bacterium encodes:
- the treS gene encoding maltose alpha-D-glucosyltransferase; this encodes MTVGDGLWHKDAIFYELHVRAFKDGNDDGIGDFTGLTSQLDYLEELGVDCLWLLPFFKSPLRDDGYDVSDYRAIHPDYGTMADFETFLEAAHARGLRVIADLVMNHTSDQHAWFQAARRSPESPFRDYYVWSDTDQGYCDARIIFVDAEPSNWSWDPVAKAYYWHRFFHHQPDLNYDNPAVRAEMLGIMAFWLDKGLDGFRCDAVPYLYERAGSSCENLPETHAYLKEVRAWVDAHYEGRILLAEANQWPTDVRAYFGDGDEFHMAFHFPLMPRVFLAVRHADRRPVTDIFLHTPEIPPACQWCLFLRNHDELTLEMVSEDERRHLYYAYGEDPRMRLNVGIRRRLAPLLDNDRRKIELLTALLFTLPGSPILYYGDELGMGDNIYLGDRNGVRTPMQWTGDRNAGFSRADTARLFLPLIVDPVYGYQAINMEAQLRTPTSLLKWMKRIIAVRKKTRVFGRGTLRFLRPVNESVVAHVRSHEGETVLAVHNLSSAAQPIELDLRAWAGHTPIEMLGESRFPTIGAQPYVITLGPYGYYWFRLQPPLSDQPFYGIENTSL
- a CDS encoding phosphotransferase, which gives rise to MALLQQFVANTGDGWTHTLARLDDLCERLAAADGPPDSPADVEERVAALGVEPLAEVHELGAVTGRLHAALASDPGPPAFRPEPITGEDVGRWRRTLVRDLERLTAEIAVASARMLPADRAALEPLLDARPRIERAADDLVPLADGTAHKIRCHGDYHLGQVLKTAESFVVIDFEGEPARSLDERRAKQCPLRDVAGMLRSFDYVVHAALAARPEAGRARLRPALEAWERLAARAFLSGYMMAAGKSPARLLPRSAEAVRRACAAFELEKACYELRYELNNRPDWISIPLAGISRLLA